A DNA window from Linepithema humile isolate Giens D197 chromosome 6, Lhum_UNIL_v1.0, whole genome shotgun sequence contains the following coding sequences:
- the LPCAT gene encoding lysophosphatidylcholine acyltransferase 2 isoform X4 gives MYILSVETCSKLVPWICFVGRLTYQAGGMRIVVRGKQASRSEAPILVLAPHSTFIDGGIAYVTGFPSIIVRRESGLNPFIGKLINYTQPVYVWREDPNSRQNTIKEIIERTTSKEDWPQVMIFPEGTCTNRSCLITFKSGAFYPGVPVQPVCIRYPNKLDTVTWTWEGPGALKLLWLTLTQLNSSCEIEFLPVYNPSEAEKLDPKLYANNVRRLMAEALKIPVSDYTYDDCRIIRKAHQLHLPYASSIVKTHKLRYKLGLVASKTEEELVQKKTNNFGEVNLQEFAQILRLDEKDPTTQQLFRIHDKLGHGKIDLEEYIFTVLATANASSELDKVEIAFDVCGSKTMTCLTMTQSELRKALRLSLHIQPEESDRIFQQARNDANDHTVNFDDVLTQLLKRTEYAHLFAANSESSKKAI, from the exons atgtacattttgTCGGTTGAAACCTGCAGCAAATTAGTGCCATGGATATGTTTCGTGGGCCGGCTTACATACCAGGCTGGCGGGATGAGAATCGTGGTTCGAGGGAAACAAGCTTCTAGATCGGAAGCACCGATTTTGGTCCTCGCGCCGCATTCGACCTTCATCGACGGCGGCATCGCTTACGTCACCGGATTTCCGTCGATCATCGTCAGGCGAGAGTCGGGCTTAAATCCGTTTATCGGAA AACTCATCAACTATACGCAACCGGTCTATGTGTGGAGGGAGGATCCAAATTCTCGTCAAAATACTATTAAGGAGATCATTGAAAGGACTACTTCCAAGGAGGATTGGCCACAA GTTATGATATTTCCTGAAGGAACCTGTACGAACCGGTCGTGCTTGATTACGTTCAAATCGGGCGCCTTCTATCCCGGTGTGCCGGTGCAACCAGTGTGCATCAGGTATCCTAACAAGTTGGACACAGTAACGTGGACATGGGAAGGTCCTGGCGC ATTGAAATTGCTATGGTTAACATTGACGCAGTTAAATAGCAGCTGCGAGATTGAATTCCTTCCCGTCTATAATCCAAGTGAGGCGGAAAAACTGGATCCCAAATTGTACGCAAATAATGTACGACGTCTTATGGCAGA AGCGTTGAAAATTCCTGTTTCGGATTATACGTACGATGACTGTCGGATTATTAGAAAGGCTCACCAGCTGCACCTTCCATATGCGTCCAGTATCGTAAAAACCCATAAACTTCGCTACAAACTGGG TTTGGTGGCATCAAAAACGGAAGAAGAGCTCGTTCagaaaaaaacgaataattttGGAGAGGTAAATCTACAGGAATTTGCTCAGATTCTTAGACTGGATGAAAAGGATCCAACCACTCAACAACTGTTTCGCATTCATGACAAG CTCGGACATGGAAAAATCGATCTTGAGGAATATATCTTTACTGTATTGGCGACGGCAAACGCGTCTTCGGAATTAGACAAGGTCGAGATTGCGTTTGAC GTATGCGGTTCGAAGACAATGACATGTTTGACAATGACACAGTCGGAACTCAGGAAAGCCTTGAGATTATCATTACATATACAGCCGGAGGAATCTGACAGAATCTTTCAACAAGCTAGAAACGATGCAAATGACCATACAGTGAATTTTg ATGACGTTTTGACGCAACTTTTGAAACGGACGGAATATGCGCATTTGTTTGCCGCGAATAGCGAAAGTTCGAAAAAGGCTATTTGA
- the ssp6 gene encoding uncharacterized protein ssp6 isoform X3, producing MVTYVDYVEYDGPAFKAGMREGDIILSINGHEMDRADHKTLVNFIQNCDTRMRMVVSFEDCVRKVELHMRYIEIQRALQSRLGELERLCERERSILMGRWKTHSLPARKRTPNNITSTNPNQPSPSSSFNSSTIQCCRPATSSEHLLLYNVFADGRPCLIPRSAACLVTVGPPRSRSDHHHFLSKMSSDSTVTAISSRHSYHQANGMTGTPAKSKSHKQSTIVGNQPQQQQSTVTNEGSSLHPTSQNSLCVACISSANRRREPSDSGSLDAYDLASPCCDPNCVPSRRRREKQRRVRNEQTLHQQQQHHHIQGQRDQQQQQQQSNAYNCPRTSGHSLHSITSSDVSTTADSVASCSTSLSTDTLYWDPSVHQRPPPCLQYAKPKSWDNLTTKAFGGYGFGYGYLDTATIKTHSAERPGKGSHGNSSGSVSVAVSGRSKTPIGIIQRKTSGTTAYSTTTSSTVSRHFQPSTKSTESLLIPPGLYQSDLDQASLSCECLDGGGVSASRFVQLDKHKRSDDATGYIPSTHAQVRHRRSSHSDGKLRAINNSEVTRL from the exons ATGGTAACATATGTGGATTATGTAGAATACGATGGACCAGCATTCAAAGCTGGTATGCGAGAGGGTGATATAATACTCTCTATAAACGGCCATGAAATGGACAGAGCTGATCACAAGACCCTGGTGAACTTTATTCAGAACTGTGATACCAGAATGCGAATGGTCGTATCATTTGAAGACTGCGTgagaaaa GTGGAATTGCACATGCGTTACATCGAGATACAACGCGCTCTTCAGTCTCGCCTGGGCGAACTAGAAAGATTATGTGAGAGAGAACGATCCATTCTGATGGGACGATGGAAGACCCATTCACTGCCAGCGCGAAAAAGAACGCCTAACAATATCACCAGCACTAACCCCAATCAACCGTCGCCGTCTTCTAGCTTCAATTCCTCTACAATTCAATGCTGTCGACCAGCAACCTCTAGCGAACATCTTTTACTTTATAACGTG tttgCTGATGGACGACCCTGTCTCATTCCACGCAGTGCCGCTTGTCTTGTAACTGTCGGACCACCTCGGTCTCGCAGCGACCATCATCACTTCCTGTCTAAAATGTCAAGCGACTCCACGGTAACCGCAATCTCCTCGCGTCATAGTTATCATCAAGCGAATGGTATGACTGGTACACCTGCAAAAAGCAAGTCTCACAAGCAATCTACAATCGTCGGCAATCAGCCGCAACAGCAGCAATCGACCGTTACTAATGAAGGATCATCATTACATCCAACATCTCAAAACAGTCTCTGTGTCGCTTGCATCTCCAGCGCAAATCGTCGCCGAGAACCGTCAGACAGCGGTAGTCTAGATGCTTACGATCTCGCCAGTCCTTGTTGCGATCCAAACTGCGTGCCCAGTCGTCGACGACGCGAAAAACAACGGCGCGTTCGTAACGAACAGACTCTTCATCAGCAGCAACAGCATCACCATATTCAAGGACAACGAGaccagcagcaacaacaacagcagTCAAATGCTTATAATTGTCCCCGCACATCCGGCCATAGTCTTCATTCAATTACCAGCAGCGACGTTTCGACGACAgccgacagtgtcgcttcttgCTCCACCAGCCTTAGCACCGATACCCTATACTGGGACCCAAGTGTGCACCAGCGACCACCGCCGTGCCTTCAATACGCAAAGCCTAAATCCTGGGATAATCTGACCACCAAGGCTTTTGGAGGCTATGGCTTTGGTTACGGATACCTGGACACCGCGACTATCAAGACCCACAGTGCGGAACGTCCCGGCAAAGGGTCGCACGGCAATAGCAGTGGCAGTGTCAGCGTCGCCGTTAGTGGTAGATCAAAGACGCCGATCGGCATCATACAGCGAAAGACTAGCGGCACCACCGCATACTCAACAACGACGAGCTCAACAGTCAGCCGACACTTTCAGCCGTCAACCAAGTCGACGGAAAGCCTACTGATCCCGCCGGGGCTGTATCAGAGCGATCTGGATCAGGCTAGTCTGAGCTGCGAATGCCTTGATGGCGGTGGCGTATCCGCCTCGCGATTTGTTCAGTTGGACAAACATAAACGTTCGGACGATGCAACGGGATACATCCCGTCAACTCACGCACAAGTCAGACATCGACGGTCTAGTCATTCCGATGGCAAACTACGGGCTATCAATAACTCTGAAGTCACGCgattgtaa
- the ssp6 gene encoding uncharacterized protein ssp6 isoform X2 has product MNSSPQNTNNAGTVQRRTTGVDNSDEEEWSGVVECAILERTKSDRATRADEDRRRRTIIVEKKNGTYGFTLQSYGIHYKREQEIEMVTYVDYVEYDGPAFKAGMREGDIILSINGHEMDRADHKTLVNFIQNCDTRMRMVVSFEDCVRKVELHMRYIEIQRALQSRLGELERLCERERSILMGRWKTHSLPARKRTPNNITSTNPNQPSPSSSFNSSTIQCCRPATSSEHLLLYNFADGRPCLIPRSAACLVTVGPPRSRSDHHHFLSKMSSDSTVTAISSRHSYHQANGMTGTPAKSKSHKQSTIVGNQPQQQQSTVTNEGSSLHPTSQNSLCVACISSANRRREPSDSGSLDAYDLASPCCDPNCVPSRRRREKQRRVRNEQTLHQQQQHHHIQGQRDQQQQQQQSNAYNCPRTSGHSLHSITSSDVSTTADSVASCSTSLSTDTLYWDPSVHQRPPPCLQYAKPKSWDNLTTKAFGGYGFGYGYLDTATIKTHSAERPGKGSHGNSSGSVSVAVSGRSKTPIGIIQRKTSGTTAYSTTTSSTVSRHFQPSTKSTESLLIPPGLYQSDLDQASLSCECLDGGGVSASRFVQLDKHKRSDDATGYIPSTHAQVRHRRSSHSDGKLRAINNSEVTRL; this is encoded by the exons ATGAACAGCTCACCGCAGAATACAAATAACGCCGGCACGGTGCAACGACGGACAACCGGTGTCGACAACAGCGACGAGGAGGAATGGAGCGGCGTCGTTGAATGT gcTATTCTTGAGAGAACTAAATCCGATAGAGCTACACGTGCTGACGAGGACAGGCGCCGTCGTACGATTATCGTTGAGAAGAAGAATGGCACGTACGGTTTCACATTACAG AGCTATGGAATACATTACAAAAGGGAACAGGAGATAGAAATGGTAACATATGTGGATTATGTAGAATACGATGGACCAGCATTCAAAGCTGGTATGCGAGAGGGTGATATAATACTCTCTATAAACGGCCATGAAATGGACAGAGCTGATCACAAGACCCTGGTGAACTTTATTCAGAACTGTGATACCAGAATGCGAATGGTCGTATCATTTGAAGACTGCGTgagaaaa GTGGAATTGCACATGCGTTACATCGAGATACAACGCGCTCTTCAGTCTCGCCTGGGCGAACTAGAAAGATTATGTGAGAGAGAACGATCCATTCTGATGGGACGATGGAAGACCCATTCACTGCCAGCGCGAAAAAGAACGCCTAACAATATCACCAGCACTAACCCCAATCAACCGTCGCCGTCTTCTAGCTTCAATTCCTCTACAATTCAATGCTGTCGACCAGCAACCTCTAGCGAACATCTTTTACTTTATAAC tttgCTGATGGACGACCCTGTCTCATTCCACGCAGTGCCGCTTGTCTTGTAACTGTCGGACCACCTCGGTCTCGCAGCGACCATCATCACTTCCTGTCTAAAATGTCAAGCGACTCCACGGTAACCGCAATCTCCTCGCGTCATAGTTATCATCAAGCGAATGGTATGACTGGTACACCTGCAAAAAGCAAGTCTCACAAGCAATCTACAATCGTCGGCAATCAGCCGCAACAGCAGCAATCGACCGTTACTAATGAAGGATCATCATTACATCCAACATCTCAAAACAGTCTCTGTGTCGCTTGCATCTCCAGCGCAAATCGTCGCCGAGAACCGTCAGACAGCGGTAGTCTAGATGCTTACGATCTCGCCAGTCCTTGTTGCGATCCAAACTGCGTGCCCAGTCGTCGACGACGCGAAAAACAACGGCGCGTTCGTAACGAACAGACTCTTCATCAGCAGCAACAGCATCACCATATTCAAGGACAACGAGaccagcagcaacaacaacagcagTCAAATGCTTATAATTGTCCCCGCACATCCGGCCATAGTCTTCATTCAATTACCAGCAGCGACGTTTCGACGACAgccgacagtgtcgcttcttgCTCCACCAGCCTTAGCACCGATACCCTATACTGGGACCCAAGTGTGCACCAGCGACCACCGCCGTGCCTTCAATACGCAAAGCCTAAATCCTGGGATAATCTGACCACCAAGGCTTTTGGAGGCTATGGCTTTGGTTACGGATACCTGGACACCGCGACTATCAAGACCCACAGTGCGGAACGTCCCGGCAAAGGGTCGCACGGCAATAGCAGTGGCAGTGTCAGCGTCGCCGTTAGTGGTAGATCAAAGACGCCGATCGGCATCATACAGCGAAAGACTAGCGGCACCACCGCATACTCAACAACGACGAGCTCAACAGTCAGCCGACACTTTCAGCCGTCAACCAAGTCGACGGAAAGCCTACTGATCCCGCCGGGGCTGTATCAGAGCGATCTGGATCAGGCTAGTCTGAGCTGCGAATGCCTTGATGGCGGTGGCGTATCCGCCTCGCGATTTGTTCAGTTGGACAAACATAAACGTTCGGACGATGCAACGGGATACATCCCGTCAACTCACGCACAAGTCAGACATCGACGGTCTAGTCATTCCGATGGCAAACTACGGGCTATCAATAACTCTGAAGTCACGCgattgtaa
- the LPCAT gene encoding lysophosphatidylcholine acyltransferase isoform X3, with amino-acid sequence MTLMILAWLLACLGLHGLSEEDLRRAPLQGWRRDMRVVICWMMRALFLCGGFHHLKVKGRKAETKDAPVLALAPHSSFFDALPVVYLGGPSIVAKGESSRLPFFGKLINYTQPVYVWREDPNSRQNTIKEIIERTTSKEDWPQVMIFPEGTCTNRSCLITFKSGAFYPGVPVQPVCIRYPNKLDTVTWTWEGPGALKLLWLTLTQLNSSCEIEFLPVYNPSEAEKLDPKLYANNVRRLMAEALKIPVSDYTYDDCRIIRKAHQLHLPYASSIVKTHKLRYKLGLVASKTEEELVQKKTNNFGEVNLQEFAQILRLDEKDPTTQQLFRIHDKLGHGKIDLEEYIFTVLATANASSELDKVEIAFDVCGSKTMTCLTMTQSELRKALRLSLHIQPEESDRIFQQARNDANDHTVNFDDVLTQLLKRTEYAHLFAANSESSKKAI; translated from the exons AGACATGCGCGTCGTGATCTGCTGGATGATGCGGGCATTATTTCTCTGCGGTGGATTCCATCATCTGAAGGTCAAGGGCCGGAAGGCGGAGACTAAAGACGCGCCGGTGCTGGCTCTCGCCCCGCATTCCAGCTTCTTCGACGCACTTCCGGTCGTATACCTTGGCGGACCGAGCATCGTTGCCAAAGGGGAGAGTAGCCGTCTCCCTTTCTTCGGAA AACTCATCAACTATACGCAACCGGTCTATGTGTGGAGGGAGGATCCAAATTCTCGTCAAAATACTATTAAGGAGATCATTGAAAGGACTACTTCCAAGGAGGATTGGCCACAA GTTATGATATTTCCTGAAGGAACCTGTACGAACCGGTCGTGCTTGATTACGTTCAAATCGGGCGCCTTCTATCCCGGTGTGCCGGTGCAACCAGTGTGCATCAGGTATCCTAACAAGTTGGACACAGTAACGTGGACATGGGAAGGTCCTGGCGC ATTGAAATTGCTATGGTTAACATTGACGCAGTTAAATAGCAGCTGCGAGATTGAATTCCTTCCCGTCTATAATCCAAGTGAGGCGGAAAAACTGGATCCCAAATTGTACGCAAATAATGTACGACGTCTTATGGCAGA AGCGTTGAAAATTCCTGTTTCGGATTATACGTACGATGACTGTCGGATTATTAGAAAGGCTCACCAGCTGCACCTTCCATATGCGTCCAGTATCGTAAAAACCCATAAACTTCGCTACAAACTGGG TTTGGTGGCATCAAAAACGGAAGAAGAGCTCGTTCagaaaaaaacgaataattttGGAGAGGTAAATCTACAGGAATTTGCTCAGATTCTTAGACTGGATGAAAAGGATCCAACCACTCAACAACTGTTTCGCATTCATGACAAG CTCGGACATGGAAAAATCGATCTTGAGGAATATATCTTTACTGTATTGGCGACGGCAAACGCGTCTTCGGAATTAGACAAGGTCGAGATTGCGTTTGAC GTATGCGGTTCGAAGACAATGACATGTTTGACAATGACACAGTCGGAACTCAGGAAAGCCTTGAGATTATCATTACATATACAGCCGGAGGAATCTGACAGAATCTTTCAACAAGCTAGAAACGATGCAAATGACCATACAGTGAATTTTg ATGACGTTTTGACGCAACTTTTGAAACGGACGGAATATGCGCATTTGTTTGCCGCGAATAGCGAAAGTTCGAAAAAGGCTATTTGA
- the ssp6 gene encoding uncharacterized protein ssp6 isoform X1 → MNSSPQNTNNAGTVQRRTTGVDNSDEEEWSGVVECAILERTKSDRATRADEDRRRRTIIVEKKNGTYGFTLQSYGIHYKREQEIEMVTYVDYVEYDGPAFKAGMREGDIILSINGHEMDRADHKTLVNFIQNCDTRMRMVVSFEDCVRKVELHMRYIEIQRALQSRLGELERLCERERSILMGRWKTHSLPARKRTPNNITSTNPNQPSPSSSFNSSTIQCCRPATSSEHLLLYNVFADGRPCLIPRSAACLVTVGPPRSRSDHHHFLSKMSSDSTVTAISSRHSYHQANGMTGTPAKSKSHKQSTIVGNQPQQQQSTVTNEGSSLHPTSQNSLCVACISSANRRREPSDSGSLDAYDLASPCCDPNCVPSRRRREKQRRVRNEQTLHQQQQHHHIQGQRDQQQQQQQSNAYNCPRTSGHSLHSITSSDVSTTADSVASCSTSLSTDTLYWDPSVHQRPPPCLQYAKPKSWDNLTTKAFGGYGFGYGYLDTATIKTHSAERPGKGSHGNSSGSVSVAVSGRSKTPIGIIQRKTSGTTAYSTTTSSTVSRHFQPSTKSTESLLIPPGLYQSDLDQASLSCECLDGGGVSASRFVQLDKHKRSDDATGYIPSTHAQVRHRRSSHSDGKLRAINNSEVTRL, encoded by the exons ATGAACAGCTCACCGCAGAATACAAATAACGCCGGCACGGTGCAACGACGGACAACCGGTGTCGACAACAGCGACGAGGAGGAATGGAGCGGCGTCGTTGAATGT gcTATTCTTGAGAGAACTAAATCCGATAGAGCTACACGTGCTGACGAGGACAGGCGCCGTCGTACGATTATCGTTGAGAAGAAGAATGGCACGTACGGTTTCACATTACAG AGCTATGGAATACATTACAAAAGGGAACAGGAGATAGAAATGGTAACATATGTGGATTATGTAGAATACGATGGACCAGCATTCAAAGCTGGTATGCGAGAGGGTGATATAATACTCTCTATAAACGGCCATGAAATGGACAGAGCTGATCACAAGACCCTGGTGAACTTTATTCAGAACTGTGATACCAGAATGCGAATGGTCGTATCATTTGAAGACTGCGTgagaaaa GTGGAATTGCACATGCGTTACATCGAGATACAACGCGCTCTTCAGTCTCGCCTGGGCGAACTAGAAAGATTATGTGAGAGAGAACGATCCATTCTGATGGGACGATGGAAGACCCATTCACTGCCAGCGCGAAAAAGAACGCCTAACAATATCACCAGCACTAACCCCAATCAACCGTCGCCGTCTTCTAGCTTCAATTCCTCTACAATTCAATGCTGTCGACCAGCAACCTCTAGCGAACATCTTTTACTTTATAACGTG tttgCTGATGGACGACCCTGTCTCATTCCACGCAGTGCCGCTTGTCTTGTAACTGTCGGACCACCTCGGTCTCGCAGCGACCATCATCACTTCCTGTCTAAAATGTCAAGCGACTCCACGGTAACCGCAATCTCCTCGCGTCATAGTTATCATCAAGCGAATGGTATGACTGGTACACCTGCAAAAAGCAAGTCTCACAAGCAATCTACAATCGTCGGCAATCAGCCGCAACAGCAGCAATCGACCGTTACTAATGAAGGATCATCATTACATCCAACATCTCAAAACAGTCTCTGTGTCGCTTGCATCTCCAGCGCAAATCGTCGCCGAGAACCGTCAGACAGCGGTAGTCTAGATGCTTACGATCTCGCCAGTCCTTGTTGCGATCCAAACTGCGTGCCCAGTCGTCGACGACGCGAAAAACAACGGCGCGTTCGTAACGAACAGACTCTTCATCAGCAGCAACAGCATCACCATATTCAAGGACAACGAGaccagcagcaacaacaacagcagTCAAATGCTTATAATTGTCCCCGCACATCCGGCCATAGTCTTCATTCAATTACCAGCAGCGACGTTTCGACGACAgccgacagtgtcgcttcttgCTCCACCAGCCTTAGCACCGATACCCTATACTGGGACCCAAGTGTGCACCAGCGACCACCGCCGTGCCTTCAATACGCAAAGCCTAAATCCTGGGATAATCTGACCACCAAGGCTTTTGGAGGCTATGGCTTTGGTTACGGATACCTGGACACCGCGACTATCAAGACCCACAGTGCGGAACGTCCCGGCAAAGGGTCGCACGGCAATAGCAGTGGCAGTGTCAGCGTCGCCGTTAGTGGTAGATCAAAGACGCCGATCGGCATCATACAGCGAAAGACTAGCGGCACCACCGCATACTCAACAACGACGAGCTCAACAGTCAGCCGACACTTTCAGCCGTCAACCAAGTCGACGGAAAGCCTACTGATCCCGCCGGGGCTGTATCAGAGCGATCTGGATCAGGCTAGTCTGAGCTGCGAATGCCTTGATGGCGGTGGCGTATCCGCCTCGCGATTTGTTCAGTTGGACAAACATAAACGTTCGGACGATGCAACGGGATACATCCCGTCAACTCACGCACAAGTCAGACATCGACGGTCTAGTCATTCCGATGGCAAACTACGGGCTATCAATAACTCTGAAGTCACGCgattgtaa